A genomic region of Amphiura filiformis chromosome 6, Afil_fr2py, whole genome shotgun sequence contains the following coding sequences:
- the LOC140154100 gene encoding zonadhesin-like yields the protein MTGKISLLSGRKVLVDGERTNLPFTGDGESYYIYNAGRYTVLKTEFGLEIRWNGHFNWFVHIPGSYHNQICGLCGKWDGDKSNDFTLRDKSTTKFANKFGNNWVASGYGCSGEKPPDEAGPDDPCGRAKFKAEAAKQCNILKNKNGPLKSCFGVMDDEVYLKTCQEDVCLAKEGGASKDEISSIRCTSVSSFVDECLDAGVGIAKWRSNKLCPMKCGKHARYNLRMSSCQETCTGKPKKCKEQKIEGCECEKGYVLSGDDCVDEKQCGCTDESDGKYYKARRNI from the exons ATGACTGGA aaaatcaGTTTACTGAGTGGCAGAAAGGTGCTCGTTGATGGTGAACGAACCAATTTGCCATTTACAGGAGATGGAGAAAGTTATTACATATATAACGCTGGACGGTATACA GTTCTTAAGACCGAATTTGGATTGGAAATTCGCTGGAACGGTCATTTCAATTGGTTCGTGCATATTCCAGGTTCTTACCATAATCAGATATGTGGCTTATGTGGCAAGTGGGATGGTGACAAGTCTAATGACTTCACTTTGAGAGACAAGAGTACG ACAAAGTTTGCGAACAAGTTTGGAAATAACTGGGTTGCATCTGGTTACGGCTGTTCTGGAGAAAAGCCTCCCGATGAAGCAGGACCTGATGATCCATGTGGGAGAGCAAAGTTTAAAGCAGAGGCTGCAAAACAATGCAATATCCTCAAAAATAAGAATG GTCCTCTAAAATCCTGCTTTGGGGTAATGGACGATGAGGTATACTTAAAGACCTGCCAAGAAGACGTTTGTTTGGCTAAAGAGGGTGGCGCAAGTAAAGACGAAATCAGTTCCATAAGATGTACAAGTGTTTCCAGCTTCGTGGATGAATGTTTGGATGCTGGCGTTGGAATAGCAAAATGGCGATCTAACAAATTGTGTC CTATGAAATGTGGAAAACATGCTCGCTACAACCTGCGTATGTCTTCTTGTCAAGAGACTTGTACCGGAAAACCAAAGAAGTGCAAGGAGCAGAAAATCGAAGGATGCGAATGTGAGAAAGGCTATGTTCTCAGTGGTGATGATTGCGTAGATGAAAAACAGTGTGGTTGCACAGATGAAAGTGATGGCAAATACTATAAGGCAAGGAGAAACATCTAG